A genomic stretch from Georgenia muralis includes:
- the hisH gene encoding imidazole glycerol phosphate synthase subunit HisH, which translates to MSAGRRVVVLDYGSGNVRSAVRALERVGADVELTADPDAAAAAHGLVVPGVGAFAAVMDQLRSVDGARIIERRLAGGRPVLGICVGMQVMFTAGEEHGVTTPGLDQWPGTVDRLHAPVVPHMGWSTVEAPQGSVLFEGVGDERFYFVHSYAAQSDPAAALDGGEDSPFPRPLVTWSEHGGRFVAAVENGALSATQFHPEKSGDAGAQLLRNWVTSL; encoded by the coding sequence GTGAGCGCCGGCCGGCGGGTCGTCGTCCTGGACTACGGCTCGGGCAACGTCCGCTCCGCGGTGCGCGCCCTCGAGCGCGTCGGCGCGGACGTCGAGCTCACCGCGGACCCTGACGCCGCGGCCGCCGCGCACGGCCTGGTCGTCCCCGGCGTGGGGGCCTTCGCCGCCGTGATGGACCAGCTGCGCTCGGTCGACGGCGCCCGCATCATCGAGCGCCGCCTCGCCGGCGGCCGCCCCGTGCTGGGCATCTGCGTGGGGATGCAGGTGATGTTCACCGCGGGGGAGGAGCACGGGGTCACCACCCCCGGCCTCGACCAGTGGCCCGGCACCGTGGACCGGCTCCACGCCCCCGTCGTCCCCCACATGGGCTGGTCGACCGTCGAGGCCCCCCAGGGCAGCGTCCTGTTCGAGGGCGTCGGCGACGAGCGGTTCTACTTCGTCCACTCCTACGCCGCCCAGTCCGACCCCGCCGCGGCCCTCGACGGCGGCGAGGACAGCCCGTTCCCGCGCCCGCTCGTCACCTGGTCCGAGCACGGCGGACGGTTCGTCGCCGCGGTCGAGAACGGAGCGCTGTCCGCCACCCAGTTCCACCCCGAGAAGTCCGGCGACGCCGGCGCCCAGCTGCTCCGCAACTGGGTCACCAGCCTGTAG